A region from the Mycolicibacterium phlei genome encodes:
- a CDS encoding S26 family signal peptidase encodes MRPALRPGDGLVALRGGAVRTGQLRVFPDPRRSTRWLIKRVGEVYRGDAGTIFEARSDNPRAPGAADSHEFGWVPAAGSYRVVWTVRAKSPD; translated from the coding sequence ATGCGCCCGGCGCTGCGCCCCGGCGACGGGCTGGTCGCGCTGCGCGGCGGCGCCGTGCGGACCGGCCAGTTGCGGGTGTTCCCGGACCCGCGCCGGTCGACGCGCTGGCTCATCAAACGGGTCGGCGAGGTCTACCGCGGCGACGCGGGCACGATCTTCGAAGCCCGGTCGGACAATCCGCGCGCACCGGGTGCGGCCGACTCCCACGAGTTCGGCTGGGTCCCGGCGGCCGGCTCGTACCGCGTCGTGTGGACCGTGCGCGCGAAATCCCCTGATTAG
- the sodN gene encoding superoxide dismutase, Ni, with protein sequence MLHRLFNNATEAHAHCDLYCGVYDPAQAKIEALSCLKTIQKYHDSDDEHFKTRAIIIKERQAEEVKHHLMVLWADFFTKEHFEQFPNLHQLFWDAIHGAGDVKKSLDVAVAEKLIKTIDEIADIFWQTDKGKQMGVYPPA encoded by the coding sequence ATGCTGCATCGACTGTTCAACAACGCGACCGAAGCTCACGCGCACTGCGATCTGTACTGCGGCGTCTATGACCCCGCCCAGGCCAAGATCGAGGCGCTCTCCTGCCTGAAGACGATTCAGAAGTACCACGACTCCGACGATGAGCACTTCAAGACCCGCGCCATCATCATCAAGGAGCGCCAGGCCGAAGAGGTCAAGCATCACCTGATGGTGCTGTGGGCCGACTTCTTCACCAAGGAGCACTTCGAGCAGTTCCCGAACCTGCACCAGCTCTTCTGGGACGCCATCCACGGCGCCGGCGACGTCAAGAAGTCGCTCGACGTGGCGGTCGCCGAGAAGCTGATCAAGACGATCGACGAGATCGCCGACATCTTCTGGCAGACCGACAAGGGCAAGCAGATGGGTGTCTACCCGCCCGCCTGA
- a CDS encoding rhodanese-like domain-containing protein: MDHAEVPQADIADVPTSFDDSVVLLDVREDDEWARGHAPGARHIPMGEVPARLAEIDAGARLYVICQAGGRSQRVAQYLADNGYAPINVSGGMLAWAGAGRPVVTDAGGAGTV; this comes from the coding sequence ATGGATCACGCTGAGGTGCCCCAGGCCGACATCGCCGACGTCCCGACCTCGTTCGACGACTCGGTGGTGCTGCTCGACGTGCGCGAGGACGACGAGTGGGCCCGCGGCCACGCCCCGGGTGCCCGCCACATCCCGATGGGTGAGGTGCCGGCCCGGCTGGCCGAGATCGACGCCGGTGCCCGGCTCTACGTCATCTGCCAGGCCGGCGGCCGGTCGCAGCGCGTCGCGCAGTACCTGGCGGACAACGGCTACGCGCCCATCAACGTCAGCGGCGGGATGCTGGCGTGGGCCGGTGCCGGGCGTCCCGTCGTCACCGACGCCGGCGGAGCGGGCACTGTCTGA
- a CDS encoding DUF4328 domain-containing protein: MIQVCSQCGTRWNVRDRQRSWCPRCNGSLLPPGAPVPDARWSAQSASAPTAGPTGTPPRLPPGYRWIAVRPGTPPPPRRPRRDLGPTPRYATIPRWGLVEQFDQAEHEQQAAPQAGPSPMLLRGVTTLTMAVLGAAALIHLVRYVLLIVNRTVLLNPWIAAGATWFGVALSVVAAFMLLASVVVLTNWLIARRAAAYAHLGATDPRPAWQLRLCCLAPFVNLLWAPVFVLELAGLEERLTWLRRPIVVWWLAWVVSYALSIWSIATSFTTDAQGIADNTVTTMVAYLAALATLLLATKVVFGFERQPVERPSKRWVVVPLDAGEVGSDGADDRPAESDTEAPVESEGQNPAA; the protein is encoded by the coding sequence ATGATTCAGGTGTGTTCCCAGTGCGGAACACGGTGGAACGTGCGCGACCGGCAGCGGTCGTGGTGTCCCCGGTGTAACGGCAGCCTGCTGCCGCCGGGCGCGCCGGTGCCCGACGCCCGGTGGAGCGCCCAGTCCGCGTCGGCCCCCACCGCGGGCCCGACGGGCACCCCGCCGCGACTGCCACCCGGCTACCGGTGGATCGCGGTGCGGCCCGGCACCCCGCCACCGCCGCGGCGCCCCCGCCGCGACCTCGGTCCCACACCGCGCTACGCGACGATCCCCCGGTGGGGGCTCGTCGAACAGTTCGACCAGGCCGAGCACGAGCAGCAGGCGGCGCCGCAGGCCGGGCCGTCGCCGATGCTGCTGCGGGGCGTCACCACGCTGACCATGGCGGTGCTCGGCGCGGCCGCGCTGATCCACCTGGTCCGGTACGTGCTGCTGATCGTCAACCGCACCGTGCTGCTCAACCCGTGGATCGCCGCGGGCGCGACGTGGTTCGGCGTGGCGCTGAGCGTCGTCGCCGCGTTCATGCTGCTGGCCAGCGTGGTCGTGCTGACCAACTGGCTGATCGCGCGGCGCGCGGCCGCCTACGCGCACCTGGGCGCCACCGACCCGCGGCCGGCCTGGCAGCTGCGGCTGTGCTGCCTGGCGCCGTTCGTGAACCTGCTGTGGGCGCCGGTGTTCGTGCTGGAACTGGCCGGACTCGAGGAGCGGCTCACCTGGCTGCGCCGCCCGATCGTAGTGTGGTGGCTGGCCTGGGTGGTCAGCTACGCGCTGTCGATCTGGTCGATCGCGACCAGCTTCACCACCGACGCTCAGGGCATCGCCGACAACACGGTCACCACGATGGTGGCCTACCTGGCGGCGCTGGCCACCCTGCTGCTCGCCACCAAGGTGGTGTTCGGATTCGAACGCCAGCCCGTCGAACGGCCGAGCAAACGCTGGGTGGTCGTGCCCCTCGATGCGGGTGAGGTCGGGTCCGATGGCGCCGACGACCGGCCCGCCGAATCGGATACCGAGGCTCCGGTTGAGTCTGAAGGGCAGAACCCGGCAGCATAG
- a CDS encoding glycerophosphodiester phosphodiesterase encodes MTPGDSEAADAASGPAIGGHPFVVAHRGASADRPEHTVAAYELALKEGADGVECDVRLTRDGHLVCVHDRRVDRTSNGTGLVSEMTLGELRELDYGGWHPSRQNGTGESETGLLTLDALVSLVLDFNRPVKLFIETKHPVRYGALVESKLLALLHRYGIAGPPSADRSRAVVMSFSASAMWRIRRSAPMLPTVLLGGTSRYLGGSAATTVGATAVGPSIATLRNHPQLVDRAAAQGRALYCWTVDHYQDVRYCRDVGVAWVATNHPGRTKAWLQNGLADTGRT; translated from the coding sequence ATGACCCCGGGCGACTCCGAAGCCGCCGACGCGGCTTCTGGGCCCGCGATCGGCGGTCACCCGTTTGTGGTGGCGCACCGGGGGGCCTCCGCCGACCGTCCCGAACACACCGTCGCCGCCTACGAACTGGCCCTCAAGGAGGGCGCCGACGGCGTCGAGTGCGATGTGCGGCTGACCCGCGACGGCCACCTGGTGTGCGTGCACGACCGCCGCGTGGACCGGACGTCGAACGGGACCGGGCTGGTCAGCGAGATGACGCTCGGCGAGCTGCGCGAACTGGACTACGGCGGCTGGCACCCCAGCCGCCAGAACGGCACCGGCGAGTCGGAGACCGGGCTGCTCACCCTCGACGCGCTGGTGTCGCTGGTGCTCGACTTCAACCGGCCGGTCAAGCTGTTCATCGAGACCAAACACCCGGTGCGCTACGGCGCGCTGGTGGAGAGCAAGCTGCTGGCGCTGCTGCACCGCTACGGCATCGCCGGGCCGCCGTCGGCCGACCGCTCACGCGCGGTGGTGATGTCGTTCTCGGCGTCGGCGATGTGGCGGATCCGTCGCTCGGCGCCGATGCTGCCGACCGTGCTGCTCGGCGGCACGTCGCGGTACCTGGGCGGCAGCGCCGCCACGACCGTCGGCGCCACCGCGGTCGGACCGTCCATCGCCACCCTGCGCAACCACCCGCAACTGGTGGACCGGGCGGCGGCACAGGGCCGCGCGCTGTACTGCTGGACCGTCGATCACTACCAGGACGTGCGGTACTGCCGCGACGTCGGGGTGGCGTGGGTGGCCACCAACCACCCGGGCCGCACCAAGGCGTGGCTGCAGAACGGGCTGGCCGACACCGGCCGGACCTAG
- a CDS encoding ferritin, translating into MTMVDAPDTKFHALLQEQIRNEFGAAQQYLAIAVYFDGEDLPQLAQHFYRQAVEERNHAMMLVQYLLDRDIEVEIPGVDPVRNRFEKPRDALQLALDLERTVTEQISQLASAARDERDYLGEQFMQWFLGEQVEEVATMTTLVRIADRAGANLFHIEDFVARELAGAGTDANAPKAAGGTL; encoded by the coding sequence ATGACGATGGTAGATGCGCCGGACACCAAATTCCACGCCCTTCTGCAGGAGCAGATCCGCAACGAATTCGGTGCCGCTCAGCAATACCTGGCGATCGCCGTTTATTTCGACGGCGAGGACCTTCCGCAGCTGGCGCAGCACTTCTACCGTCAGGCCGTCGAGGAGCGTAACCACGCGATGATGCTGGTGCAGTACCTGCTGGACCGCGACATCGAGGTGGAGATCCCGGGCGTGGACCCGGTGCGCAACCGGTTCGAGAAGCCGCGCGACGCGCTGCAGCTCGCGCTGGACCTGGAACGCACCGTGACCGAGCAGATCAGCCAGCTGGCCAGTGCCGCCCGCGACGAGCGCGACTACCTCGGCGAGCAGTTCATGCAGTGGTTCCTCGGCGAGCAGGTCGAGGAGGTCGCGACGATGACGACCCTGGTGCGGATCGCCGACCGGGCCGGCGCCAACCTGTTCCACATCGAGGACTTCGTCGCCCGCGAGCTCGCGGGGGCCGGCACCGACGCGAACGCGCCGAAGGCCGCCGGCGGCACCCTCTGA